GCGCAGTTCGGTGACTGTGACCGTACTGATCGCGTGGCGTCCCTCATCGTCAAGCCTGGCGACCCGATCGGCGACCCCGCCGCGGTCGATATCGACGAGCACCGACGTATCACAGAGTTTCATCGTCGAGGTCCTCGAGCGCACCGCGACTCAACTGTCCGACATCTTCCTTGACGGCGTCGTACGTCTCGCGATCGAGTACGCCCACGCCCGTGACGTCGGCGAGTTGGCGACGCTCTTCGAGGTGGTCTCTAATGACGTCGCTGAAACTGCGATCTCCCTTCTCGCGTTTGAGTTCGCGATAAACGTCGTCGGAGATCGCGATGTTCTTGCTCATATAGTATGTATGGGTACTCATACGCAAAAGCGTTTCGTGGAGCTTGTCGATCCAGCAGGATACGAGCGACGATACCAGCGAGTAGTGGTTACGGATTCGTGACGCGATCACTCGGCCAGGCGGTGATCTCCGGGAGGCCGCCGACGATCGCCGCGATGAGGAGCACCGGTGAGAGCAATGCCACCACTAGTGCGACGAGATGTGGGAGGCGTGTCTGTGCGACTCCGGTCCGTGTGCGCAACTGGGCTGCGCCCGTAAATACCAGCGCCGAGGAAGTACAGGATCGCAGCGGCGATGCTCGCGTCAGTGCGTGCCCGGACGAACGGTCGATCGAGCGTGTAGTGGATGGCGAAGAGATCGGCCCACGGGGAGTTGTGGATCGCGTACAGCTGAGTCTCGTAGCCCGGGACGATGTGGTGGATGTCGGGCGTGAGCCCCCAGAGGCCGCCAGCGGCGACGAGCCACAGCGGCCACCACGGCGAGAGCCGCGGGATCAGGACTCGATCGGGGTCCGCTCGTCCCGCTCGATCGCGTCGATCGCGGCGTCGACGTCCGCCTGGGTCGCCTCCGGGAGGTCCGCATCGGACCCGTCCGTCTCTACCGCTCGGTCGTTTGCCGTCATCCCCGCTTGAGTCGTTATTGTATCTGAGATATATGTTTTGTGGCCAACACCATCCCGATTGTGCAGCGTCACCCCACTAGAGCCGGCGTCACGGGGCGTGTCGGCGAACCACGGTGGCCGACGAACGACGGCTCGCATCGGCGTGCGGTGATCGGTTCGCGTGGCGCGGCGAACCGGCAATGGAGGTGTCGCCGCAGTCGCCCGGCAACGTGGCGTTGGACGACCGGGAAACACGCACTGTGGGTCCCGTTGAACGCGTTCGTACGGCAGACACACTCTGGCTCGTGGGGCTCGCCGTCGTCGGCCTGGTCGCCCTCTGAGTCCTCCTCGAACTGGTCGCGATCGCCGTTGAGTTCGTCTCGTGGGTCGTGACCACCGACGTCTCGCTGGCGGTGCTCGCGCTCGCGTTGTCCGTCGGCTATCTCGTGCTCTCGGCGGTGCTGGAGTGAGTCCGGACCTAGCGGTGCCACCGCTGGAAGCGGCGGGCTCGGCCCGGCGATCGAGGCGGACGTATCGACGGCGGAGGCGACCACGGCCAGGGGGTCTGCGATCGGGCACCTCGTCCCGGATCGCTGCCTACGACCTTCTTGGTAGTGACACCTCGTGGGTCGTCCGCTTCAGCACTTGCCCTCGGCTCGGGCCCGATCCGTTCGCCTTCCTCACGGTCTACTGCATCGATCGAGTACGCTTTTACTGGCGGGGTAAAGTGAGTGTCTGATCCATCGGAAGTTAACTCGGTGTGGCGCTCACAATCGTGTGCGCCTCTACGTCTCTCAAGAACGAGTCTGCCTCCCTGTACCCCAGTCCCTTCAAATCAGTGATAAAGTCGTGGTCGCGATCTATCTTCGAGGCCGTGCGTAGCTGTCGTGGGGGGTCGAGTTCGCCTTCATCGAGTTGGATCTGGCGGACTGGCACGCGCTTGTACTGCTCTCTCATGTCCTCCGTGAATTTCCCCTCGTTCAGCCATCTGTTCACCTTTCGGATGAAGTACAGTTCTTGTTCGAGTGAGATGTTCCCGGCGAGTTCATTTCGGCGATTGGCGATCACCTCCAAGGAGTCGAAATCGCCGTTCTGATGCGTTGGGTTGATGCGAATCAGCCAGATCTCATCCGGTTTCTGGTCTTTCCCTTCAGGACCAGCGAGAAGGTTTCGAACGGGAGGATTTTGCGAGAGTAACCCGTCCCAGTATGCGTGGCTCGGATCGTTCGACGCTGGGAGACTGACCGTGTCGAAGAGCGGCGGGACTGCTGTCGACGCGAGGATAGCGTCGAC
The nucleotide sequence above comes from Halosolutus halophilus. Encoded proteins:
- a CDS encoding antitoxin VapB family protein, producing the protein MSKNIAISDDVYRELKREKGDRSFSDVIRDHLEERRQLADVTGVGVLDRETYDAVKEDVGQLSRGALEDLDDETL